The nucleotide sequence GGGTCAGAGCAACGTCGAGAAGCTCGCGTCCGCTCTGAACAACAAAGTCACCATCAAAGTGAACCCGGAgcataataatcgataaaaaaaaaacgaaaaaaaaaaaaaacaaaaaaaaacaaaaaaaaaaaaagttagctttcgtttataaaataaaaaggaaaaaaaaaaagaagaaaaaaaggaaaaaaggaaaacaaaaaaaaaaaaaaaataagtcgaAACAAGTCGTTTTTTAGGAGTCCACCATGTACCTCTGCCACTTTGTACATTTTTGCACGCTCTTTCAACTTACATCGACTTTTTTATTCTAGATCGAAAAAGCGCTCCCCCTATTGGCGAGCTTCTTTTTTACTTGTCTTTTATCTCTAtgtctttttttatatgttatttattatcgtactGTAGCGAGTaaggagtaaaaaaaaaaaaaaggaaaaaaagaaaaaaaaggaaaaaaaaaagaaagaaaaaaggaaaaaaaaaataaataaagctaAAGTACTCTTAATTAACCGAAACGACAGGCACTGCGACACCTTTTACCACGTAGGCCCGAGTCTATTAAAAGAAACTTAGTCCCCTCCGTCGCCGACTAATGTACAGGTCGCGAGACTCGATGGAGGCAttgaactgaaaaaaaaaaaaaaaaaaaaaaataaaaacgatgaTACCCAATGTGAATTAGATCGTTTCTTCGCTTTCTTCCCCTTTCAAAGTGATCCTAAAAACTAGTTGTAtcgtaagaaaaagaaaagaaaagaaaaaaaaagaaaaaatatcgtcCCACGATACGACGATACAACAACGATTGATAGATAAGTTTGCTTGCGATCGATTCACCTTTGTGAACCAACTTCAAGCTCGTCGAAACGATGCTTCGAAAAATTACATGAAAACACGCCCTCTAACAAAAGTGATCGGCTTACATCACAACTTCGTTCGGAAGTTTTATTAACCTCTCGCGAGCGGATTCGTCGAACAAATCAAATGGTCgtgtcgaaaaaaaattaaccggTCGTGTATCGAATCTTGtactcacttttttttttctcttcttctctctataCATGAATAAAAGTTCGACTCGATGCACCAAACGTACAAAATCAAATCTCGTAATCGCGCGAGGAACCCCGAGGTGGATCAAAACAGGATCAAAAAATTGTTGGCCTCCGAGTATTCAGACTTCTCGGACGTTATCCTCGTGGAATCCCCGTTTGCCGAAACGACCAGGAACGGTCGTGGAATTCGACAAGTTTCCCTCGCTCTCACCCCCTCAAAATTAATCGTAGCTGCCGACGTTTTCAACGAGAAGTCGCAATTCTTCTGCCCGCGTAACCTCGATCCCAGCATCGAAAGTTTCGAGCTTATTTCAGTGTATCCTTTACGATGCGTCAACCTGAGCATATTCAGCAGAAGACATCGAAAAACCTTAAAGGCAAGGTAGACATTTCGCGAGAGGAggaatggagaaaaaaaaaaaaatatcgtcgcAGCGAAAAAAGCGACAGCTTTCACGAGTTTCGCCAAGTTTTTTTCACGAGTAACGTAATTGATCGAACGACCCGTTGaccgattaattaaataccgATTTAGATTTATCGACGGAAGAGTGAACTATTACGAGCTCGGAGGTATACAGAGAAGGAACAGTTTGTGGAAGAAATGGTGCGAACACGTGGAGAATTTGCTCGCGAGCAAGATGAACGGAAGCTCGTTGTCGGAGACAACTGCCGCGAGTTCATCGAGCAGTACGACCTTGTACATCCTTTCCTCGGAGATCGAGATTCGGAAGAACTCGAAGAAAAATGGGAAAAGGGCAGTGTGCAGGTGatgtcgaataattatttttctaaatcgttctcgtttctttcctttctttcccttcccccatccttcttctttatcaagttgaaaagagaaatatcatattacaCCTCTAACTGTAATTCATGAATCGAACGCAGAATATGGACTCATTACGGAGGCGCCGGTGATTACGCGCCTCCGACGTGGTGTCAGAAGGATTTGTATCTCGGCCCATCTTACGACGAGTTGATGAACGGTAAATACGCCCCGATTCCAATACGATTCGCCGGCGCCAGTCTCGAGGACATAAAGACCGAGCTGGAGGATTTCTCGCCGATCAAGATCGAGAAAGTGACTCGTAGCTGGCCTACGTGTCGCTGCTTCAAGGAGAAACACAAGAACGACGTTCTTTGCGACGTGCTGTTCATCAGGGATCACAATCGAAAGTACTACAACACGAGCAAATTCTACACGACTTGCCAGGGTTGCCCCCGCAATCACTTGCAAGCGAAGATCTTGGAGGATCGGGCGATCGAGAA is from Apis mellifera strain DH4 linkage group LG2, Amel_HAv3.1, whole genome shotgun sequence and encodes:
- the LOC102653857 gene encoding uncharacterized protein LOC102653857 produces the protein MHQTYKIKSRNRARNPEVDQNRIKKLLASEYSDFSDVILVESPFAETTRNGRGIRQVSLALTPSKLIVAADVFNEKSQFFCPRNLDPSIESFELISVYPLRCVNLSIFSRRHRKTLKAR